From one Nitrospirota bacterium genomic stretch:
- a CDS encoding NTP transferase domain-containing protein has protein sequence MATVVAINISPGGIPKLPISVANVTLDGILGDGRAHAKHVKPDRAISLLEEHVIDQIRREGYAVEPGAMGENLTVRGLDLLALTPGTRLQFSGGVEIELVEPRKPCFVLDAIHPDLKNAVQGRFGYMARVVTEGALQVGESFSVLPQVIGAILAGGYSRRMGRPKEGVVLWDGRPMIEHVLDAMRTICRRVVIVGACRGWTPEPPIIRLDDRQSGLGPLGGIETLLSSGLASRYLVVGCDQPLVTPPMLRLLLDPLNPGIPCFLRAEDGSELDPFPGYFPATWLPVARAALQQGRRAIRDVVRSDRSGWAVLPEALRRGVESLNTPDEVVRATSVR, from the coding sequence ATGGCTACCGTAGTGGCCATCAATATTTCCCCTGGCGGAATCCCCAAGCTGCCGATCTCGGTCGCCAACGTGACGTTGGACGGCATCTTGGGAGACGGGCGAGCGCATGCCAAACACGTTAAGCCCGACCGCGCGATTTCGCTGCTCGAAGAGCACGTGATCGACCAGATCCGACGCGAGGGGTATGCGGTGGAGCCGGGCGCGATGGGGGAGAACCTCACGGTGCGCGGGCTCGATCTCCTGGCACTGACTCCAGGGACGCGGCTGCAATTCTCCGGCGGGGTCGAGATCGAACTCGTTGAGCCTCGCAAGCCGTGTTTTGTGCTCGACGCGATCCACCCGGATTTGAAGAACGCCGTACAGGGTCGGTTCGGCTACATGGCTCGGGTAGTGACTGAAGGCGCGTTGCAGGTCGGCGAGTCGTTCAGCGTCCTTCCCCAGGTGATCGGCGCCATTTTGGCGGGTGGCTACAGTCGTCGTATGGGGCGTCCCAAGGAAGGGGTGGTGCTGTGGGACGGGCGCCCGATGATCGAACACGTGCTCGACGCAATGCGGACGATCTGCCGTCGGGTGGTCATCGTGGGCGCGTGCCGAGGGTGGACCCCCGAGCCGCCCATCATTCGCCTGGACGACCGGCAATCTGGTTTGGGGCCGTTGGGTGGAATCGAAACGTTGTTGTCGAGCGGACTGGCGAGCCGCTACCTCGTGGTGGGCTGCGACCAACCGCTGGTGACTCCGCCGATGCTCCGGCTGCTGCTGGACCCCCTGAATCCCGGCATCCCTTGTTTTCTGCGCGCGGAGGATGGATCAGAGCTCGACCCATTTCCGGGATACTTTCCCGCGACGTGGCTGCCGGTTGCGAGGGCTGCCTTACAGCAGGGCCGTCGTGCGATTCGCGACGTGGTGCGAAGCGATCGCTCGGGGTGGGCGGTGCTTCCCGAGGCGCTGCGACGTGGGGTCGAGAGCTTGAATACTCCCGACGAGGTCGTGCGCGCGACCTCGGTGCGCTGA
- a CDS encoding FAD-dependent oxidoreductase: MTLRVVVVGNGMAGVAAVEAMVTRPDPPQVTVFGAEPYVNYNRILLSDVLAAAKSVQDTILNPREWYDQHGIDLRTGTRIAALDLSNRAVVTHEGARAEYDRLLLATGSTPFLPKIAGLGKRGVFTFRNIDDTEGMIQWAATHRRAVVVGGGLLGLEAARGLINRGMQVTVVHLAAHLMEQQLDAGAGDLLRRRIEKLGIAVKRSCTVEEILGDDAVAAVRLSTGEVIETELVLVTAGIRPNVQLAREAGLAVNRGVLVDDTMTTSADGVYAVGECVEHRGQTYGLVAPLLDQAKVAADAIAGDGRLRYAGSITQATLKVAGIQLTSMGQVIEQSDADEVLLSCDTGAETYKKIVVRENRIVGAIFLGDSSGSRSVREKMTAGADISGERATLLVGGDGVATSAADLPESATICNCNSVTKGEITSAILEKGCTSRQQIAECTRATTGCGTCAGLVDELLMILAPPASGAAGVVKPLNKIEQLKKAKPGLDVLPDLYRYAKEGWEAITEDDVQRLKWYGMFLRTPTPGHFMLRVRVTNGMATAAQFREFARIAREFGRGFAELTTRQQVQLRWMTVDQIPTILDLLNAAGLTTMQTGMDNVRNVMGCSVTGLAPTETIDTAWITRALTDRFVNNREFTDLPRKFNIVITGCRENCTHSESQDIAMTPASRTMDGEPVMGFNVAVGGKQGSGGFTPATPLDLFIRPEEAVDVASAIILTFRDHGSREARNKSRLAFLVHDWGAKRFRSEIEQRLGRPLLRAGTDERNPRKKNTHIGVFRQKQPGLNYVGLAVPIGRLTAEQLDELARLAEAYGTGELRITPEQNVVLVNVPDRRLGTLLSDEPLLKDVPYNPSEIMRGLVACPGTDFCGLALIETKARALAIARSLEQTLSLNRPVSIHWSGCPSGCGNHLMADIGLLGKRAKINGQIVDAVDIFVGGRSGPRTEPGTKIMEDVPCDALEPVLAGLARHVVRDKTVEVLHGDGSERETDGAS; encoded by the coding sequence TTGACCCTGCGCGTGGTCGTCGTGGGCAACGGCATGGCCGGCGTCGCCGCCGTCGAAGCGATGGTGACCCGGCCCGATCCCCCCCAGGTGACGGTGTTCGGCGCGGAGCCCTACGTCAACTACAACCGAATCTTGCTCTCGGACGTGCTCGCAGCCGCCAAATCCGTGCAAGACACGATTCTCAATCCACGGGAGTGGTACGACCAACACGGGATCGACCTGCGCACCGGAACGCGTATCGCCGCGTTGGATCTCTCGAATCGAGCGGTGGTCACACACGAGGGCGCGCGTGCGGAGTACGACCGGTTGCTGTTGGCGACCGGCAGCACCCCGTTCCTCCCCAAGATCGCCGGGTTAGGTAAGCGCGGCGTGTTTACCTTCCGCAATATCGACGACACCGAGGGGATGATTCAGTGGGCCGCCACCCACCGGCGCGCAGTGGTGGTGGGCGGCGGGTTATTGGGCCTTGAAGCCGCGCGCGGGCTGATCAATCGCGGGATGCAGGTTACGGTGGTGCACCTGGCCGCGCATTTGATGGAGCAACAACTCGATGCCGGGGCCGGAGACCTGTTACGTCGTCGGATCGAAAAGTTGGGCATCGCGGTGAAGCGGTCGTGCACCGTGGAGGAGATCCTCGGGGACGACGCGGTGGCGGCCGTGCGGTTGTCCACGGGCGAAGTGATCGAGACCGAATTGGTGCTGGTGACCGCGGGCATTCGTCCCAACGTGCAACTCGCGCGCGAGGCCGGGCTGGCCGTGAACCGCGGCGTGTTGGTTGATGACACCATGACGACGTCGGCCGATGGCGTCTACGCAGTGGGCGAGTGCGTTGAACACCGCGGACAGACCTACGGATTGGTGGCGCCGCTCCTCGATCAGGCCAAAGTGGCGGCCGACGCGATCGCGGGCGACGGGCGGTTGCGGTACGCGGGATCGATCACGCAGGCCACGCTCAAAGTGGCCGGTATTCAACTCACGTCGATGGGCCAGGTGATCGAGCAGTCCGACGCGGACGAGGTGCTGCTCTCGTGCGACACCGGTGCGGAGACCTATAAGAAGATCGTGGTTCGGGAGAATCGGATCGTGGGCGCTATCTTCCTGGGCGATTCGTCGGGTAGTCGATCGGTTCGCGAGAAGATGACGGCCGGCGCCGATATTTCCGGAGAACGAGCGACCCTGCTGGTGGGTGGGGACGGGGTGGCCACCAGTGCGGCCGACCTGCCGGAGAGCGCGACGATTTGCAATTGCAACAGCGTGACAAAGGGCGAGATCACATCCGCGATCTTGGAAAAGGGGTGTACCTCGCGCCAACAGATCGCGGAGTGCACGCGCGCCACCACCGGGTGTGGGACCTGTGCCGGATTGGTCGATGAACTGCTCATGATCCTGGCGCCGCCCGCGTCCGGAGCCGCGGGTGTGGTCAAGCCTCTGAACAAGATCGAACAACTCAAGAAGGCCAAGCCCGGTCTGGACGTGCTCCCCGATCTCTACCGCTACGCCAAGGAAGGGTGGGAGGCGATCACGGAAGACGACGTGCAGCGGCTCAAGTGGTACGGCATGTTCCTGCGGACCCCCACGCCCGGGCACTTCATGCTCCGCGTGCGCGTGACCAACGGTATGGCCACGGCCGCGCAATTCCGTGAATTCGCCAGGATCGCTCGCGAGTTCGGCCGCGGGTTCGCGGAGTTGACCACCCGGCAGCAGGTCCAGTTACGGTGGATGACCGTTGACCAGATCCCCACGATTTTGGACTTGCTCAACGCGGCGGGGCTGACCACCATGCAAACCGGGATGGACAACGTCCGCAACGTCATGGGCTGTTCGGTCACGGGCCTGGCGCCGACCGAGACGATCGACACCGCGTGGATCACGCGGGCCCTGACCGATCGCTTCGTCAACAACCGGGAGTTCACGGATCTGCCCCGCAAGTTCAACATCGTCATCACGGGTTGTCGAGAGAACTGCACGCACTCCGAGTCTCAAGACATCGCGATGACCCCGGCGTCCCGCACCATGGACGGTGAACCCGTCATGGGATTCAACGTGGCAGTGGGCGGCAAGCAGGGCTCGGGCGGGTTCACCCCGGCGACGCCCCTGGATCTGTTTATTCGTCCCGAAGAGGCCGTGGATGTGGCGAGCGCCATTATCTTGACGTTTCGCGATCATGGCTCGCGCGAGGCCCGCAACAAATCGCGTCTCGCGTTTCTGGTCCACGATTGGGGAGCCAAACGGTTCCGGTCCGAGATCGAGCAGCGGCTGGGCCGGCCGCTCCTTCGGGCCGGGACCGATGAGCGCAATCCCAGAAAGAAGAACACCCACATCGGGGTATTCCGCCAGAAACAGCCCGGCCTCAACTACGTCGGCCTGGCGGTCCCGATCGGGCGCCTGACCGCGGAGCAGCTCGATGAGCTGGCCCGGCTCGCGGAGGCCTACGGCACCGGAGAACTCCGCATCACGCCGGAGCAGAACGTGGTCCTCGTCAACGTGCCGGACCGTCGGCTTGGCACCTTGTTGTCGGACGAACCGTTGCTCAAGGACGTGCCGTACAACCCGTCCGAGATCATGCGGGGCCTGGTGGCCTGCCCTGGTACCGACTTCTGCGGTCTCGCGTTGATCGAAACCAAGGCGCGGGCCCTGGCGATCGCACGGTCGTTGGAACAAACACTCTCGCTCAACAGACCCGTGTCCATCCACTGGTCCGGGTGCCCATCCGGGTGCGGCAACCATCTGATGGCGGATATCGGATTGTTGGGTAAACGCGCCAAGATCAACGGCCAAATCGTGGACGCGGTGGATATCTTCGTCGGCGGCCGATCAGGGCCGCGGACCGAGCCCGGCACCAAGATCATGGAGGACGTCCCCTGCGATGCGTTGGAGCCCGTGCTGGCGGGGCTCGCGCGCCACGTGGTCCGGGATAAGACCGTCGAGGTGCTGCACGGCGACGGGAGCGAGCGCGAAACGGACGGAGCGTCATGA
- a CDS encoding helix-turn-helix domain-containing protein — MSGNTARKEKETAATSMREAVSQLERELILRSLEAANGSQSEAARRLGVSERVLRYKMKKYRIIRSTKVSFVDKNV, encoded by the coding sequence ATGAGCGGCAACACAGCGAGAAAGGAGAAGGAGACCGCCGCGACGTCGATGCGCGAGGCGGTCTCCCAATTGGAACGGGAGTTGATTCTGCGGTCACTCGAGGCGGCGAACGGCAGCCAGTCCGAGGCGGCCAGGCGGTTGGGAGTCAGCGAGCGTGTGCTGCGCTATAAGATGAAAAAGTATCGGATTATCCGTTCGACAAAAGTGTCTTTCGTAGACAAAAATGTTTGA
- a CDS encoding outer membrane beta-barrel protein — MQVVTNDARKVKVRKWTAGVAMAVLAFGAPTYAGAEEGMMEGLKGVTVTGYVEAQYNYNFNDPIDQTNAFRAFDYQANSFTFNMAELAFTKAAGDTPGFGLVLNYGQDAQLTSSAGSMVSSSASTTTVTDSTGALISDGSGGFVQATTETETSTADDFDIQQAFITEKMLGGGLELKFGKFATLAGAEVIEGPLNFNISRSYLFFYAIPFTHTGLRGSFATPVEGLSVTAGVNNGWDVVNDGDKGKTGELQVAFAPMDMLSLGLTGYYGPEASFTGTDARSVVDLLATIKPMGGLTVVFNYDRGTQEDASAAGSALWQGYAVYVNLPVGEKHAVTLRGEVFDDQDGFRTGVTQTLREVTLTGACKMKENLEWRLELRHDESNQDVFVDDQGAAEDAQNTIAVAAYYTF, encoded by the coding sequence ATGCAGGTCGTGACGAACGACGCAAGGAAGGTGAAAGTCAGGAAGTGGACCGCAGGGGTGGCGATGGCCGTGCTGGCGTTTGGCGCACCCACGTACGCCGGCGCGGAAGAAGGCATGATGGAGGGTCTCAAAGGCGTGACAGTCACCGGGTACGTTGAGGCGCAGTACAACTACAACTTTAACGACCCCATTGACCAGACCAACGCGTTTCGCGCTTTTGACTATCAGGCCAACAGCTTCACGTTCAATATGGCGGAGTTGGCGTTCACGAAAGCTGCGGGAGATACGCCTGGGTTCGGCTTGGTCCTGAACTACGGGCAGGACGCACAACTCACCTCGTCAGCAGGGTCAATGGTCAGTTCGTCAGCGTCGACTACGACCGTGACCGACTCAACAGGAGCTCTGATCTCTGACGGTTCAGGCGGGTTTGTGCAAGCCACTACCGAGACAGAAACGAGCACGGCGGACGACTTCGATATTCAGCAGGCCTTTATTACGGAGAAGATGTTAGGCGGAGGCCTCGAGCTGAAATTCGGCAAGTTCGCGACGCTCGCTGGAGCCGAAGTCATCGAAGGACCGCTCAACTTCAACATCAGCAGGTCGTACCTTTTCTTCTACGCAATTCCTTTCACCCACACAGGTCTGCGAGGATCCTTCGCTACGCCGGTTGAGGGGCTATCCGTCACCGCTGGCGTCAACAACGGATGGGACGTCGTCAACGACGGCGACAAGGGCAAGACAGGGGAACTACAGGTCGCGTTCGCGCCGATGGACATGCTCTCGCTGGGGTTGACGGGATACTACGGCCCCGAGGCCTCTTTCACGGGCACGGATGCTCGCTCGGTCGTGGACCTGTTGGCCACGATCAAACCCATGGGCGGTTTGACCGTCGTGTTCAACTACGACCGTGGCACGCAGGAGGACGCGAGCGCGGCGGGGAGTGCGCTCTGGCAGGGCTACGCGGTCTACGTGAACTTGCCGGTCGGTGAGAAGCACGCGGTCACGCTTCGTGGTGAAGTCTTCGATGATCAGGACGGCTTCAGGACCGGGGTTACCCAGACGCTGCGGGAAGTGACACTGACCGGGGCCTGCAAGATGAAGGAGAACCTTGAGTGGCGACTGGAGCTGCGTCACGACGAGTCCAATCAGGACGTGTTTGTGGATGATCAGGGTGCCGCGGAGGATGCACAGAACACCATCGCGGTCGCCGCGTACTACACATTTTAA
- a CDS encoding ammonium transporter produces MGSDGVKKRVTILLAVAVLFLAIPFMGMAQEAATEAAPEAAAEAPAEPAAEAPAAEAAPPAPTVDTGDTAWVLTSTALVLLMTAPGLALFYGGMVRKKNALGTIMHSFIILCVVSVIWVLWGYTLAFGPDKGGWIGGLDWLGLNGVGGDPNTDYAGTIPHQAFMIFQMMFAVITPALITGAFAERMKFSALLLFVVLWSTLVYSPLAHWVWAVGGWVRNMGALDFAGGTVVHISSGVAALAAAIAIGRRRGYGSEAFTPHSLPLTVLGASLLWFGWFGFNAGSAVASGALATSAFVVTNTATAAAALTWMFVEWAYRGKPTVLGAASGAVAGLVAITPASGFVGPISSIWIGIGAGVLCYFACIFKSKLGYDDALDVVGVHGIGGTWGALATGLFASKAINSAGADGLFFGNPGQLITQIKAVLITWIFVFIASFIILKIVDAIVGLRVSDEEEKMGLDLGQHHESAYN; encoded by the coding sequence ATGGGCAGCGACGGTGTCAAGAAGCGAGTCACGATCCTGTTGGCCGTGGCGGTCCTCTTCCTGGCCATCCCCTTCATGGGGATGGCCCAGGAGGCGGCCACGGAAGCGGCTCCAGAAGCAGCCGCGGAAGCGCCCGCCGAGCCGGCCGCAGAGGCCCCGGCGGCCGAAGCCGCGCCACCGGCACCCACGGTGGACACCGGAGATACCGCGTGGGTGTTGACCTCCACGGCGCTGGTGCTGCTCATGACTGCGCCCGGCTTGGCCCTCTTCTATGGGGGGATGGTACGGAAAAAGAACGCCTTGGGCACGATCATGCACAGCTTCATCATCCTCTGCGTGGTCAGCGTGATTTGGGTACTCTGGGGCTACACGCTGGCGTTTGGCCCGGATAAAGGCGGCTGGATCGGGGGGCTCGATTGGTTGGGATTGAACGGCGTGGGGGGTGACCCTAATACCGACTACGCGGGGACGATTCCACACCAGGCGTTCATGATCTTTCAGATGATGTTCGCGGTCATCACCCCGGCCCTCATCACGGGTGCATTCGCGGAGCGCATGAAGTTCTCGGCGCTGCTGCTGTTTGTGGTTTTGTGGTCCACGCTGGTCTACTCGCCGCTCGCCCATTGGGTCTGGGCCGTGGGCGGGTGGGTTCGCAACATGGGCGCTCTGGATTTTGCGGGCGGCACCGTGGTGCACATCAGCTCCGGAGTGGCGGCCTTGGCCGCCGCGATCGCCATCGGTCGTCGTCGTGGGTACGGATCCGAGGCCTTCACGCCGCACAGCCTGCCGTTGACGGTGCTGGGCGCTTCGTTGCTGTGGTTCGGGTGGTTCGGGTTCAACGCGGGCAGCGCGGTCGCCTCGGGCGCGTTGGCCACCAGCGCCTTCGTGGTGACCAATACCGCCACGGCCGCCGCGGCACTGACCTGGATGTTCGTGGAATGGGCCTACCGCGGCAAACCCACGGTGTTGGGCGCGGCCAGCGGCGCGGTGGCGGGGCTGGTGGCGATCACACCAGCCTCGGGCTTCGTGGGACCGATTTCCTCGATCTGGATCGGCATCGGCGCCGGCGTGTTGTGCTACTTCGCGTGTATCTTCAAGAGCAAACTCGGTTACGATGACGCGCTGGACGTGGTGGGCGTGCACGGCATCGGCGGGACCTGGGGCGCCCTCGCCACGGGGCTGTTTGCCTCCAAAGCGATCAACTCCGCGGGAGCCGATGGGCTCTTTTTCGGCAACCCGGGTCAGCTGATTACGCAGATCAAAGCGGTGCTGATCACGTGGATCTTTGTGTTCATCGCGAGCTTCATCATTCTGAAGATCGTCGATGCGATCGTGGGCTTGCGAGTCAGCGACGAAGAGGAGAAGATGGGGCTTGATCTTGGGCAGCACCACGAGAGCGCCTACAACTAG
- a CDS encoding P-II family nitrogen regulator: protein MKKIEAIIKPFKLDEVKEALTDLGVQGMTVTEVKGFGRQKGHKEVYRGAEYVVEFVPKVKIEIVVSDAMSQRAVETIVRAAKTGTIGDGKIFVTPLGEAVRIRTGETGEGAL, encoded by the coding sequence ATGAAGAAGATCGAGGCGATCATCAAACCGTTCAAGTTGGACGAAGTCAAAGAAGCGTTGACGGATCTGGGTGTGCAGGGCATGACGGTGACCGAGGTCAAGGGCTTCGGGCGCCAGAAGGGGCACAAAGAAGTCTATCGCGGCGCCGAGTACGTGGTGGAGTTCGTGCCCAAGGTCAAAATCGAAATCGTGGTCAGCGACGCGATGTCGCAGCGCGCAGTGGAAACCATCGTACGCGCGGCCAAAACCGGGACGATCGGCGATGGTAAGATTTTCGTCACGCCGCTCGGAGAAGCGGTCCGTATCCGCACCGGAGAAACCGGGGAAGGCGCGCTGTAA
- a CDS encoding mechanosensitive ion channel family protein, translating into MPETTLADVGQLLFDTALTMTQSSIRILMALGAGLVALRLLRFAVQRLEIVLIKAKESTEMVPGSTRKRVATLTGILSTIGRFAIWTLVVLICLDQVGVNVTPILAGAGVAGLALGFGAQNLVRDVISGFFMILEDQVRIGDVAIINGTGGLVEAITFRTIILRDLAGVVHVFPNGSVNTLSNMTKVWSAYVIDVGVAYKEDTDRVVEVMRDVAESMRQDQAFAAKILEPIEIFGVDNFGESEVTIKARLKTLPIEQWNVGREYRRRLKKAFDAQGIEIPFPHRSLYMGDASKPFEILLKQA; encoded by the coding sequence ATGCCTGAGACCACGCTCGCCGATGTAGGACAACTGCTGTTCGACACCGCGTTGACCATGACCCAATCCAGCATCCGAATTCTGATGGCCCTGGGGGCCGGTTTGGTCGCATTGCGTCTGTTGCGCTTTGCGGTTCAGCGTCTCGAGATCGTGCTGATCAAAGCCAAAGAATCCACCGAGATGGTTCCGGGTTCCACCAGGAAACGGGTCGCGACCCTGACGGGAATCTTGTCGACGATCGGCCGCTTCGCGATCTGGACCCTGGTGGTGCTGATCTGCCTGGATCAGGTCGGGGTGAATGTGACCCCGATTCTGGCGGGAGCCGGGGTGGCGGGCTTGGCGTTGGGCTTCGGTGCGCAGAACCTGGTCCGCGACGTGATCAGCGGATTTTTCATGATCTTGGAAGACCAGGTTCGCATCGGCGATGTCGCCATCATCAACGGGACCGGCGGGCTCGTGGAGGCCATCACCTTTCGCACCATCATCCTTCGCGACCTGGCCGGCGTGGTCCATGTTTTCCCCAACGGCTCCGTGAATACGTTGTCGAACATGACCAAGGTTTGGTCCGCGTACGTGATCGATGTGGGGGTGGCGTATAAGGAAGACACGGACCGGGTGGTGGAGGTGATGCGCGACGTGGCGGAATCGATGAGGCAAGACCAGGCCTTTGCGGCGAAGATCTTGGAGCCCATCGAAATCTTCGGCGTGGATAATTTCGGCGAATCGGAGGTGACGATCAAGGCGCGGCTGAAGACGTTGCCGATCGAGCAGTGGAATGTGGGCCGGGAGTATCGCCGGCGGCTCAAGAAGGCGTTCGACGCCCAAGGGATCGAGATTCCCTTTCCGCACCGATCCCTCTATATGGGAGACGCGTCAAAGCCCTTTGAGATCCTCCTCAAACAGGCCTAG
- a CDS encoding peptidase MA family metallohydrolase, translating into MFSVAHGPFVFRFAESDRPLVRALEPLADRAWQRVAADLGLTPPGPITIVLAPDNEAFNQFQPPDRPLPDWAVGVAYPGAMTMVIRSYHVPGSPRQDVGSILIHELTHLMLGVRFGEHSVPFWLHEGLAMHEAGEWHAGQEWDLIRAVLANRVPPLDALTGVGRNKAEARTAYALSQALVGHIIATYGREAFGAFVGQLAEGRSFGDSLVSALRVTPERFEEKWRAHLDRRYTWIPLITSSTALWVLMMAVAFVAYAVKKRRNRKIAAAWAEEERENGQSVETPGKYS; encoded by the coding sequence ATGTTCAGCGTTGCTCACGGGCCGTTTGTCTTCCGTTTTGCCGAATCCGATCGACCATTGGTACGCGCTCTCGAACCGCTGGCGGATCGGGCCTGGCAGCGGGTTGCCGCGGATCTAGGCCTCACGCCTCCCGGCCCCATAACAATCGTTTTGGCGCCTGACAACGAGGCGTTCAACCAATTCCAACCTCCCGACAGGCCGCTGCCCGATTGGGCCGTGGGTGTGGCGTATCCCGGCGCCATGACCATGGTCATTCGCTCCTATCACGTTCCCGGCTCACCGCGGCAGGATGTGGGTTCGATTCTCATTCACGAACTCACGCACCTGATGCTCGGCGTACGGTTCGGCGAGCACTCGGTACCGTTTTGGTTGCACGAGGGCCTTGCCATGCATGAGGCTGGTGAATGGCATGCGGGGCAAGAATGGGATCTGATCCGGGCCGTGCTGGCGAATCGCGTTCCGCCGCTCGACGCGTTGACCGGGGTGGGAAGAAACAAAGCCGAGGCGAGAACGGCCTACGCGCTCAGCCAGGCGCTCGTGGGGCATATCATCGCCACGTACGGCCGGGAGGCGTTCGGCGCGTTCGTGGGGCAACTCGCCGAGGGCCGATCATTCGGAGACTCGCTCGTCAGCGCACTCCGCGTCACGCCGGAGCGTTTCGAGGAGAAGTGGCGGGCTCACCTCGATCGCCGCTACACGTGGATCCCCTTGATCACGAGTTCCACCGCTCTGTGGGTTCTCATGATGGCCGTGGCGTTCGTGGCCTACGCCGTGAAGAAAAGGCGGAACCGGAAAATCGCCGCGGCGTGGGCCGAGGAAGAGCGGGAGAACGGACAGTCTGTAGAGACCCCTGGAAAATATTCCTAG